From Paenibacillus sp. PK3_47, the proteins below share one genomic window:
- a CDS encoding class I SAM-dependent methyltransferase encodes MMEHILAAHLDSESDAQAELLIVGAGGGQELLTLGTRGNWSLTGVDPSEAMLELARQRLERVQLNAAISLTQGTVQDLDHSKRYAAATCILVLHFLQEPAQKQQLLEEVYDRLQDGGILIAAALCGDINRIPGSLQMKAWSYHMHAGGITEQECEWFQNSIGNTSFPVPEHTFQDLLHSSGFTGAVRFFSSYLIEGWFAVKPGKEAAE; translated from the coding sequence ATGATGGAGCATATACTTGCGGCACATTTAGACAGTGAATCAGATGCACAGGCAGAGCTGCTGATCGTGGGAGCCGGCGGTGGCCAGGAGCTTCTGACGCTCGGAACACGAGGGAACTGGTCGCTGACCGGCGTCGACCCGTCCGAAGCTATGCTGGAGCTTGCAAGACAGCGGCTGGAGCGCGTGCAGCTGAACGCAGCGATAAGCCTCACTCAAGGCACAGTACAGGATCTTGATCATAGCAAAAGGTATGCTGCCGCCACCTGCATCCTGGTTCTGCATTTTTTGCAGGAGCCTGCTCAAAAGCAGCAGCTTCTTGAAGAAGTTTATGATCGTCTTCAGGACGGCGGGATTCTTATTGCAGCAGCATTATGCGGAGATATCAATAGAATCCCCGGCTCTCTGCAGATGAAAGCTTGGAGCTATCATATGCATGCAGGCGGAATAACGGAGCAGGAATGTGAATGGTTTCAGAACTCCATTGGCAACACCTCATTTCCAGTTCCGGAGCATACATTTCAGGATCTGCTCCACAGCAGCGGGTTCACAGGTGCCGTGCGCTTTTTCAGCTCCTACCTGATTGAAGGCTGGTTCGCTGTTAAGCCGGGCAAAGAGGCCGCAGAATGA
- a CDS encoding helix-turn-helix transcriptional regulator → MKESQMINILKQLDTDRQEYKWTSKEYREAVIDKLRKAVPFTAACCTTTDPHTLLSTGAVTGQGLTELHPLLFQYEYLREDYMKYEQLATATVPVACLSGVTEGKPERSARYMNVLQPAGLGDELRAALVSGGACWGFLTLFRSAHELPFQEEECRIIAAAVPLIAAVLRSYAAGLPYDQPDTVPEDNGILILNDSLLQLSANDAANHWLDKLRRLEELDSGVLPRPVNAVCLRALAAEMGDGGASAPASLCLRLENGAYLTVTASRLEATGGKKELAVTFVCAKSSDIFRLLADACVLTPREKELAEMLSRGLSTKELAESLYISAYTVQDHLKSIFRKTGVTSRRELTTRLFPHK, encoded by the coding sequence ATGAAAGAGAGCCAAATGATCAATATACTGAAACAGCTGGACACAGACAGGCAAGAATATAAATGGACATCCAAGGAGTACAGGGAAGCAGTTATCGATAAGCTTCGGAAGGCTGTTCCTTTTACGGCAGCCTGCTGCACCACTACAGATCCGCATACGCTGCTGTCCACTGGTGCAGTTACCGGGCAGGGGCTGACTGAGCTGCATCCGCTGCTGTTCCAGTATGAGTATCTGCGTGAGGATTACATGAAGTATGAGCAGCTGGCAACGGCGACGGTTCCGGTTGCCTGCTTAAGCGGTGTGACGGAAGGGAAGCCGGAGCGCAGCGCACGTTATATGAATGTTTTACAGCCAGCAGGCCTCGGGGATGAGCTGCGTGCGGCACTGGTTTCCGGGGGAGCCTGCTGGGGATTTTTGACCTTGTTCCGCTCGGCGCATGAGCTCCCTTTCCAGGAAGAGGAATGCAGAATCATTGCAGCGGCTGTTCCGTTGATTGCCGCCGTATTGCGGAGCTATGCAGCTGGGCTTCCTTATGATCAGCCGGATACTGTTCCGGAAGACAACGGAATTCTGATTCTGAATGACTCGCTGCTGCAGCTGAGTGCCAATGATGCTGCGAATCATTGGCTGGACAAGCTGCGCCGGCTGGAGGAGCTGGACAGCGGAGTTCTCCCAAGACCAGTTAACGCAGTGTGTCTGCGTGCGCTGGCGGCGGAGATGGGGGACGGAGGAGCATCTGCTCCGGCCAGTCTGTGTCTGCGCCTGGAGAACGGGGCATACCTGACGGTTACAGCGAGCCGGCTGGAAGCGACGGGTGGAAAGAAAGAGCTTGCTGTAACTTTTGTCTGCGCCAAGTCCTCGGACATTTTCCGCCTGCTGGCTGATGCATGTGTGCTGACTCCACGCGAAAAGGAGCTGGCAGAGATGCTGTCCAGAGGCTTGTCGACGAAGGAGCTGGCGGAGTCGCTATACATATCTGCATATACGGTGCAGGACCATCTGAAATCCATTTTCCGCAAAACCGGCGTGACCAGCCGCAGAGAACTGACCACCAGGCTGTTCCCGCATAAATAA
- a CDS encoding amino acid permease — protein MSKPSDQSKAEKKLKWWQLSLLGVAGTIGTGYFLGSGLAISIGGPAVLLAYLLAAVGTYVVFDALSRMTAQHPEQGSFRSYAKKAFGSWAGFGSGWVYWFSELLIMGSQLTALSIFSRFWFPNIPMWVFAAGFGLLGLLIVFFGNKGFDRVENVLAVIKMAALVMFLVLAAALLAGWIGGGKYTPNAPLGYKEIFPAGGIGLWSAFIFAFYAYGGIEVLGIMSYRLKKPEDAPKAGKVMLVTLATVYIVSIGLAVTMVPLKVFNPKESPFVLALSSDHLAFVPHIFNGVLIIAGFSTMTASLYAVTSMMLTLAQEGDAPGMFARKWKDKYPVFALGLISCGLIAAIVMSLLLPGKVYEYITTAAGIMLLYNWSFILLSSGKLLKADKLSGVKRWIGLVLIAAAVTGTLFHKISRPGFYISLLLVAIIGACDVIVQRIKRKKEGHAAAEAPEEKQEEAGTGHIGSYSPPAHAGFRIKGIRLRRSKI, from the coding sequence ATGAGTAAGCCTTCAGATCAATCCAAAGCGGAGAAAAAGCTTAAATGGTGGCAGCTGTCCCTGCTCGGCGTTGCCGGTACCATCGGAACAGGTTATTTTTTAGGCTCCGGCCTGGCGATTTCAATCGGGGGCCCTGCCGTGCTGCTTGCTTATTTACTGGCGGCTGTGGGCACTTATGTGGTGTTTGATGCACTTTCACGGATGACTGCGCAGCATCCGGAGCAGGGCTCTTTCCGTTCCTATGCCAAAAAAGCGTTCGGCAGCTGGGCCGGCTTCGGCAGCGGCTGGGTGTACTGGTTCTCGGAGCTGCTGATTATGGGCAGCCAGCTGACCGCTTTGTCCATTTTTTCACGGTTTTGGTTCCCGAATATACCGATGTGGGTCTTCGCAGCCGGCTTCGGGTTACTGGGACTGCTGATTGTCTTCTTCGGCAACAAGGGCTTTGACCGTGTCGAAAATGTGCTCGCAGTGATCAAAATGGCGGCGCTTGTTATGTTTCTGGTGCTGGCCGCAGCACTGCTTGCAGGCTGGATCGGCGGAGGAAAATACACGCCAAATGCACCGCTCGGCTACAAGGAGATTTTTCCTGCCGGAGGAATCGGACTGTGGTCTGCTTTTATATTTGCCTTTTATGCTTACGGGGGGATTGAGGTACTGGGCATAATGTCATACCGGCTGAAAAAGCCGGAGGATGCCCCCAAAGCAGGTAAGGTTATGCTGGTTACCCTGGCCACCGTATATATTGTTTCCATCGGCCTTGCGGTGACCATGGTTCCGCTGAAAGTATTTAATCCGAAGGAAAGCCCTTTTGTACTTGCGCTCAGCAGCGATCATCTCGCTTTTGTTCCGCATATTTTTAACGGGGTGCTCATTATTGCCGGCTTTTCGACGATGACTGCTTCACTGTATGCTGTAACCTCGATGATGCTGACTCTGGCACAGGAAGGTGACGCTCCCGGGATGTTCGCCCGCAAATGGAAGGATAAATATCCTGTATTCGCGCTCGGGCTGATTTCCTGCGGGCTGATTGCGGCGATTGTGATGTCGCTGCTCCTGCCGGGAAAAGTGTATGAATACATCACGACGGCCGCCGGGATTATGCTTCTGTATAACTGGTCCTTTATTCTGCTCTCCTCAGGAAAGCTCCTGAAGGCTGATAAGCTCAGCGGAGTCAAACGCTGGATCGGACTTGTTCTGATTGCAGCGGCAGTTACCGGGACCCTTTTTCACAAGATCAGCCGGCCGGGATTCTACATCTCACTGCTGCTGGTAGCCATCATTGGCGCCTGCGATGTTATCGTGCAGCGTATCAAACGAAAGAAGGAAGGCCATGCTGCAGCTGAAGCACCTGAGGAGAAACAGGAAGAAGCAGGAACCGGACACATAGGCAGTTACAGCCCTCCTGCTCATGCCGGTTTCCGGATCAAGGGTATAAGGCTGCGCAGAAGTAAAATTTAA